AGGGTCATCACCTTTGATATAAAGCTTATGAGTTTCGGTACGCTGAATATCAGGTTTTTGGTGCTTGAATCCTGTTTTACTTCACCGTTTAGAAAAGTTCTTATTCGCAGGTCCGAAGGGTCGGCTTCCGTTTCTATGAAAGGCCCCACGGGAGCGAAAGTGTCAAACCCCTTGCCCCTTGTAAACTGTATGTCCTTTGTCTGGAGATCCCTTGCGGTCACGTCGTTTACGCAGGTATATCCGAAGACATATTCCAGAGCCTGCTCCTTTTCCACCATGTGGGCTCTTTTCCCTATCACAACCCCAAGTTCTCCTTCGTAATCAACCCTGCTCGACATGTGTGCCGGGTATCTTATCTCTTCGCGGTGGGCGATAACCGCCGTCGAGGGTTTCATAAACAGCATGGGATCTTCGGGAGGAGTCCTGTTCATTTCCCTCGCGTGACCCTCATAGTTTAACCCGACGGCTATGATTTTGGTCGGGAGGCAGGGAGCAAGCGGCGTTATATCCGCATAGTCGTATTTCGTATCCGTTAGGGAGTATTTCCCGAATATGTTTCCTTCCAC
The genomic region above belongs to Candidatus Dadabacteria bacterium and contains:
- a CDS encoding fumarylacetoacetate hydrolase family protein — encoded protein: MKFLRFKNTEEKPVFGKYSDGSVSEVEGNIFGKYSLTDTKYDYADITPLAPCLPTKIIAVGLNYEGHAREMNRTPPEDPMLFMKPSTAVIAHREEIRYPAHMSSRVDYEGELGVVIGKRAHMVEKEQALEYVFGYTCVNDVTARDLQTKDIQFTRGKGFDTFAPVGPFIETEADPSDLRIRTFLNGEVKQDSSTKNLIFSVPKLISFISKVMTLLPGDIIATGTPSGVSPMRPQDIVEVEIEGIGRLENRVSL